Proteins from a single region of Hordeum vulgare subsp. vulgare chromosome 6H, MorexV3_pseudomolecules_assembly, whole genome shotgun sequence:
- the LOC123402748 gene encoding DNA replication licensing factor MCM3 homolog 3-like produces MKLRHDVLKIDVGAALQVLNFAIFPKELTDMEDREQRETEKQQDAGAGGDNVYGPGGASGGNDVHGSFDRSRCSNTTTVISRCKAF; encoded by the exons ATGAAACTGAGACATGAT GTTCTGAAAATTGATGTTGGGGCTGCACTGCAAGTTCTGAATTTTGCAATATTCCCTAAGGAATTGACTGACATGGAAGACCGTGAGCAGAGGGAGACTGAGAAACAACAAGATGCAGGTGCAGGTGGTGATAACGTATATGGACCTGGAGGAGCAAGTGGTGGCAATGACGTGCATGGAAG TTTCGACCGTTCACGATGTAGTAACACGACGACGGTGATTTCCCGTTGCAAAGCCTTTTGA